One window of the Thermasporomyces composti genome contains the following:
- a CDS encoding acyl-CoA-binding protein encodes MSDLDAQFQAAVAAVNAQTADPGNDVKLRLYALYKQATLGDVSGRRPGITNVVGRAKYDAWASVRGMSSDEAKRAYVELASQLPSPA; translated from the coding sequence GTGAGCGACCTCGACGCCCAGTTCCAGGCCGCGGTGGCGGCCGTGAACGCCCAGACCGCCGACCCCGGCAACGACGTCAAGCTGCGGCTGTACGCGCTCTACAAGCAGGCCACGCTCGGCGACGTCAGCGGTCGCCGACCCGGGATCACGAACGTCGTGGGCCGAGCCAAGTACGACGCCTGGGCGTCGGTGCGGGGCATGTCGAGCGACGAGGCGAAGCGGGCCTACGTCGAGCTGGCGAGCCAGCTCCCGAGCCCAGCCTGA
- a CDS encoding ABC transporter substrate-binding protein, with protein MGGRRDDQWSLTRRGFMWGGAVLATYSLSGCRFLSTDPDNRSRRDDAQRTPDRKGKEAPSLARLVEAGELPPVEERLPKEPLVVEPVERIGTYGGTWRTAILGPADAAWIERTIGYDNLVRWDPDFTEVIPNLARAIETSPDGRVYTIQLREGVRWSDGEPFTADDLVFANEDVVKNEKLSPVPPENPATFEKLDDYTVRITFERPNGLFLSTRRSPVARDSSPSRSTTSSSSTRSTTLTSSRSSKARAWRTGSSCSTGRAAASKGRPTAPAG; from the coding sequence ATGGGCGGTAGGCGCGACGACCAGTGGTCCCTCACGCGGCGCGGGTTCATGTGGGGCGGAGCCGTCTTGGCGACGTACTCCCTCTCCGGTTGCCGGTTCCTCTCCACCGATCCCGACAACCGATCCCGGCGTGACGACGCCCAGAGAACCCCGGACCGCAAGGGCAAGGAGGCGCCGAGCCTGGCTCGGCTGGTGGAGGCGGGCGAGCTACCGCCGGTCGAGGAGCGACTGCCGAAGGAACCCCTGGTCGTCGAGCCAGTCGAGCGGATCGGCACCTACGGCGGCACCTGGCGCACGGCGATCCTCGGGCCGGCGGACGCGGCCTGGATCGAGCGGACGATCGGCTACGACAACCTCGTCCGGTGGGACCCGGACTTCACCGAGGTGATCCCCAACCTCGCGCGCGCCATCGAGACCAGCCCTGACGGCCGGGTCTACACCATCCAGCTGCGGGAGGGCGTCCGCTGGTCGGACGGCGAGCCGTTCACCGCCGACGATCTCGTCTTCGCCAACGAGGACGTCGTCAAGAACGAGAAGCTCAGCCCGGTGCCCCCGGAGAACCCCGCGACGTTCGAGAAGCTCGACGACTACACCGTCCGGATCACCTTCGAGCGTCCCAACGGGCTCTTCCTCAGCACCAGGCGCAGCCCGGTGGCGCGGGACTCGTCACCAAGCCGTTCCACTACCTCAAGCAGTTCCACGAGAAGTACAACCCTGACATCCAGTCGCTCGTCGAAAGCGAGGGCGTGGCGGACTGGGTCGAGCTGTTCAACCGGAAGGGCGGCAGCATCGAAGGGACGCCCTACAGCGCCCGCTGGATGA
- a CDS encoding phytanoyl-CoA dioxygenase family protein encodes MLTQEQVASFHADGFVKGSRVLSDEEVDELRAELERVIAQRDRDDQPQPVHVANLGDETRPIWQIVNIWQASKAFERLVTHPVIAEELAQLTGAKELRIWHDQIQYKPAEQGGLLHWHQDAPLWPILTPMTQVTAWVALDDVDESNGCMRMVRGSHRWGDQMEFLRTTETNPTLPETYQGHPVEVVLRPVAKGEVHYHHALTWHGSGHNTSKRPRRAIAIHVMGDDTRYVASGEHVMKRFVTVADGEPMTDEVFRVIYRRAA; translated from the coding sequence ATGCTGACGCAGGAACAGGTCGCGAGCTTCCACGCCGATGGATTCGTCAAGGGGAGTCGTGTGCTCTCCGACGAGGAGGTCGACGAGCTACGGGCCGAACTGGAGCGCGTGATCGCGCAACGAGACCGTGACGACCAGCCACAGCCGGTGCACGTGGCGAACCTCGGTGACGAGACGCGGCCGATCTGGCAGATCGTGAACATCTGGCAGGCGAGCAAGGCCTTCGAGCGGCTCGTCACCCACCCGGTGATCGCTGAGGAGCTCGCTCAGCTCACCGGAGCGAAGGAGCTGCGTATCTGGCACGACCAGATCCAGTACAAGCCCGCTGAGCAGGGCGGATTGCTGCACTGGCACCAGGACGCCCCCCTGTGGCCGATCCTCACGCCGATGACCCAGGTGACGGCGTGGGTCGCGCTGGACGACGTCGACGAGTCGAACGGCTGCATGCGCATGGTGCGCGGCTCCCACAGGTGGGGCGACCAGATGGAGTTCCTGCGCACCACCGAGACCAACCCGACACTGCCGGAGACGTACCAGGGTCATCCCGTGGAGGTGGTGCTCCGGCCGGTCGCGAAGGGAGAGGTCCACTACCACCACGCCCTGACCTGGCACGGCTCCGGCCACAACACGAGCAAGCGGCCACGTCGTGCGATCGCCATCCACGTCATGGGTGACGACACCCGCTACGTGGCGAGTGGCGAGCACGTGATGAAGCGGTTCGTCACCGTCGCCGACGGGGAGCCGATGACCGACGAGGTGTTCCGCGTCATCTACCGGCGCGCCGCCTGA
- a CDS encoding DUF998 domain-containing protein, protein MARRKRTRRLAPAIGLLFLAPWVGEFLLGSSPIQHAPAALVLLLPLYGGGALLIREVTRRLGRGYPTIVLLGAAYGVIEAGLLDQSMFNPAFLEPDNGTLGAPSLVLSANNALGYVAGHAIWSITVPIAVVELLTRDRDTTPWLGRLGLATTALLYAVGGVIVFSFIYAEYHFVASPVQLLGAAVAAVALTVAAFVIRGDLETGVKPAGREVKPWIVGAGAFVVSSGFVARPENAVGLVVGPALLLAAWWFVRRLSRASWWSARHRAALVSGAMLTYAWTGFVVTYLLWPDDRIAWFGNGLFALMAVGLIVWMAKRTAGGNGTDAGAAGSSHRGAAGVGCQVPSGREQS, encoded by the coding sequence ATGGCCCGACGGAAGCGGACTCGTCGGCTGGCGCCGGCGATCGGGCTTCTTTTCTTGGCTCCGTGGGTGGGTGAGTTCCTGCTGGGCAGCAGCCCGATCCAGCACGCGCCCGCCGCGCTCGTGCTCCTTCTTCCGCTGTATGGCGGGGGCGCTTTGCTGATCCGCGAGGTCACGAGACGACTCGGGCGAGGCTATCCGACCATCGTCTTGCTCGGAGCCGCCTACGGAGTCATCGAGGCAGGGCTCTTGGACCAGTCCATGTTCAATCCCGCTTTTCTGGAGCCGGACAACGGGACGCTTGGCGCGCCCTCCCTGGTCCTCTCCGCCAACAACGCCCTCGGATACGTCGCGGGTCACGCCATCTGGAGCATCACGGTTCCGATCGCCGTGGTCGAGCTGCTGACGCGGGACAGAGACACCACACCCTGGCTTGGCAGGCTCGGGCTCGCGACAACGGCCTTGTTGTACGCCGTCGGCGGCGTCATCGTCTTCTCGTTCATTTACGCGGAATATCATTTCGTGGCGTCGCCCGTCCAACTTCTCGGGGCAGCCGTCGCCGCGGTCGCGCTGACGGTCGCCGCGTTCGTGATCCGCGGAGATCTCGAGACCGGGGTCAAGCCCGCCGGCCGGGAAGTCAAGCCATGGATCGTAGGAGCGGGCGCGTTCGTCGTCTCCAGCGGATTCGTGGCCCGACCGGAGAACGCCGTGGGATTGGTCGTCGGACCGGCCCTGCTCCTCGCGGCATGGTGGTTCGTGCGTCGCCTGTCTCGAGCGTCCTGGTGGTCAGCCCGACATCGGGCGGCGCTTGTGTCCGGCGCGATGCTGACGTACGCCTGGACCGGGTTCGTCGTGACCTACCTACTGTGGCCGGACGACCGGATCGCCTGGTTCGGCAACGGGCTGTTCGCCCTCATGGCGGTTGGGCTGATCGTGTGGATGGCCAAACGGACAGCGGGGGGCAACGGGACGGATGCGGGGGCGGCCGGGTCCTCGCACCGCGGCGCCGCAGGCGTTGGGTGTCAGGTCCCGTCTGGGCGGGAACAGAGCTGA
- a CDS encoding ABC transporter substrate-binding protein yields MADWVELFNRKGGSIEGTPYSARWMNPDLPTLCPWKVDAPLGEGTRLVASRNPYYWKVDPEGSQLPYLDRVEFTIIADPEVMLLRASNGEIDMHARHFTEPRNKPVLARNREKGGYRFFDTVPASMNNLMIALNLTHPDPVKRQIFQNKDFRIGLSYAINREELIQAVFQGQGEPWQAAPRRESDYYLEELAKQYTEFDLDLANRHLDQAGFAERDGEGRRLGPDGKPIEFTIEVASGISTQWIDGLELIRGYWREVGVVMRVKTEDRALFYTRKEANQPDGTVWGGDGGLNDALLDPRWYFPFSNESNYAIPWARWYNRQKPNMEPPPATRRQMELYDEVKANPDEEERHELFMEILRIAQQEFYAIGTVLPAAGYGIVKNNFHNVPKSMPNAYVYPNPGPTNPEQYFVSES; encoded by the coding sequence GTGGCGGACTGGGTCGAGCTGTTCAACCGGAAGGGCGGCAGCATCGAAGGGACGCCCTACAGCGCCCGCTGGATGAACCCAGACCTGCCGACACTGTGCCCCTGGAAGGTCGACGCGCCGCTCGGCGAGGGCACCCGCCTGGTCGCCAGCCGGAACCCCTACTACTGGAAAGTCGACCCGGAAGGAAGCCAGCTTCCCTACCTCGACCGGGTGGAGTTCACGATCATCGCGGACCCCGAGGTCATGCTACTGCGGGCCAGCAACGGTGAGATCGACATGCACGCCCGTCACTTCACCGAGCCGCGCAACAAGCCGGTCCTGGCGCGCAACCGGGAGAAAGGCGGCTACCGCTTCTTCGACACCGTGCCCGCCAGCATGAATAACCTCATGATCGCGCTCAACCTCACCCACCCGGACCCGGTCAAGCGGCAGATCTTCCAGAACAAGGACTTCCGGATCGGCCTGTCGTACGCGATCAACCGCGAGGAGCTGATCCAAGCGGTGTTCCAAGGGCAGGGCGAGCCCTGGCAAGCGGCACCTCGCCGGGAGTCCGACTACTACCTGGAGGAACTGGCGAAGCAGTACACCGAGTTCGACCTCGACCTGGCGAACAGGCACCTGGACCAGGCGGGCTTCGCCGAGCGGGACGGCGAGGGGCGGCGGCTCGGCCCCGACGGCAAGCCGATCGAGTTCACCATCGAGGTCGCCAGCGGTATCTCGACGCAGTGGATCGACGGTCTCGAGCTCATCCGCGGCTACTGGCGCGAGGTCGGCGTCGTCATGCGGGTCAAGACCGAGGACCGCGCGCTCTTCTACACCCGCAAGGAGGCCAACCAGCCCGACGGCACGGTGTGGGGCGGGGACGGCGGTCTCAACGACGCCCTGTTGGACCCGCGGTGGTACTTCCCGTTCAGCAACGAGTCCAACTACGCGATCCCCTGGGCGCGTTGGTACAACCGACAGAAACCCAACATGGAGCCGCCGCCGGCGACACGTCGGCAGATGGAGCTCTACGACGAGGTCAAGGCCAACCCCGACGAGGAGGAGCGCCACGAGCTCTTCATGGAGATCCTCCGGATCGCCCAGCAGGAGTTCTACGCGATCGGGACGGTCCTGCCGGCGGCTGGGTACGGCATCGTGAAGAACAACTTCCACAACGTGCCGAAGTCCATGCCCAACGCCTACGTCTACCCGAACCCCGGGCCGACGAATCCCGAGCAGTACTTCGTCAGCGAGTCCTGA
- a CDS encoding DUF397 domain-containing protein, giving the protein MIAPQFSCWRKSSYSTNGAGCVEVAVAPGAVGIRDSKLGEDSPILAVTPANWSTFVSAVKAGQFDL; this is encoded by the coding sequence ATGATCGCACCGCAGTTCAGTTGCTGGAGGAAATCCAGCTACAGCACGAACGGCGCCGGTTGTGTCGAGGTCGCGGTCGCGCCCGGCGCTGTCGGTATCCGGGACTCCAAGCTGGGTGAGGACTCGCCGATCCTGGCGGTGACCCCGGCCAACTGGAGCACCTTCGTCAGCGCCGTCAAGGCTGGCCAGTTCGACCTCTGA
- a CDS encoding inorganic phosphate transporter: MTGETAGLLAVAGAFAALNGANDGGALTSVGLGVRGIRPLAAIAALGLAMVAAPLVFGTAVATTLTNRLVNFQDQAGRLPLVAALLAAVLVTLVLSAQGLPTSITLALVGGITGAGLGSSLPVSWGAVGAVLVAAALAPVAGMVTGRLLGVLMRRVRARGGLYGRVRSLHALGFTGVCLAYGANDGQKVLAVFALLLGMDDEVVQPKLVPLLAGAALFVLGAILGVRRFRATVGGGVAAVRPDQTVTTELSATAVVLSTAAVGAPVSMSQSVSGALIGAAWDSGTRRVRWRVAVRMVLAWLVTFPTALAAAAVAALAAGAIA; the protein is encoded by the coding sequence ATGACGGGCGAGACGGCGGGGCTGCTCGCCGTCGCCGGAGCGTTCGCCGCACTCAACGGAGCCAACGACGGTGGTGCGCTGACCTCGGTCGGGCTCGGCGTGCGTGGCATCCGACCGCTCGCCGCGATCGCCGCGCTCGGTCTGGCGATGGTCGCCGCGCCACTGGTGTTCGGGACAGCCGTGGCTACCACGCTGACGAACCGACTCGTCAACTTCCAGGACCAGGCTGGTCGGCTGCCGTTGGTCGCGGCGCTCCTGGCGGCGGTGCTGGTGACGCTGGTCCTGTCCGCGCAGGGCCTGCCCACGAGCATCACGCTCGCCTTGGTCGGTGGGATCACCGGCGCCGGCCTGGGCTCCTCCCTCCCCGTCTCGTGGGGCGCGGTCGGCGCGGTTCTCGTCGCGGCGGCGCTCGCTCCGGTCGCTGGGATGGTGACCGGACGCCTTCTGGGCGTCCTCATGCGCCGCGTCCGAGCCAGGGGAGGCCTCTACGGCCGGGTGCGAAGCCTGCACGCGCTCGGCTTCACCGGCGTGTGCCTGGCCTACGGCGCCAACGACGGGCAGAAGGTGCTCGCCGTCTTCGCCTTGCTGCTCGGCATGGACGACGAGGTCGTTCAGCCGAAGCTGGTGCCCCTGCTGGCCGGCGCGGCACTGTTCGTCCTCGGCGCGATCCTCGGGGTGCGGAGGTTTCGCGCTACGGTCGGGGGCGGCGTCGCGGCCGTGCGTCCGGACCAGACGGTGACCACCGAGCTGTCCGCGACGGCGGTGGTGCTGTCGACGGCGGCGGTGGGCGCCCCGGTCAGCATGTCCCAGTCGGTCTCGGGCGCGTTGATCGGGGCGGCGTGGGACAGCGGCACCCGGCGGGTCCGGTGGCGGGTCGCGGTGCGCATGGTGCTGGCGTGGCTGGTCACGTTCCCGACCGCGCTCGCGGCCGCGGCCGTGGCCGCCTTGGCGGCTGGAGCGATTGCATGA
- a CDS encoding ABC transporter substrate-binding protein — MKPRSALTRRGFLAAAGGTMAALAAGCGSEQYVQAAGSVPRQYRKRLHLVFWHSFGSKPGEALTALINEFNESQSDIYVEGQFQGSYEASVQKLSAAIIAHQIPDLVILSEVTWRKMHLADRLEPLNDYFEGDFTPDIYLENFINEGTVKDTVWWIPFARSTPLFYFNRDVFEKAGLPTEGPKNWRELKEWAPALQEHARYTLALAGGYASWYFQGNVWQWGGRYSDGLDVTLEEEKALEAGQWMVDFVRKDKAAYLSPDASVDFMNGVAACTMLSTGNLAAVSEGAKFNVGTTFLPEYDGFGCPTGGSGIGVMRDAAPERKQAAMEFIRWLSQPAKSAQWTIETGYMPVVKAAQQEQALIETAEKNPNYRTALNQLPKTKPQDLIRPIVPSAGEMMDTALQKLYSSNESVRDVFGRLDKQLQRKADLIRETYEARYL; from the coding sequence ATGAAGCCACGATCCGCCCTCACCCGCCGCGGCTTCCTGGCCGCCGCTGGTGGCACGATGGCGGCCCTCGCGGCCGGTTGTGGCAGTGAGCAGTACGTGCAGGCGGCGGGAAGCGTGCCGAGGCAGTACCGCAAGCGACTGCATCTGGTCTTCTGGCATTCGTTCGGGTCCAAGCCCGGTGAGGCCCTCACCGCGTTGATCAACGAGTTCAACGAGAGCCAGTCCGACATCTACGTCGAGGGCCAGTTCCAGGGCTCCTACGAGGCCTCCGTCCAGAAGCTGTCGGCCGCGATCATCGCCCACCAGATCCCCGACCTGGTCATCCTGTCGGAGGTCACCTGGCGGAAGATGCACCTGGCCGACCGGCTGGAGCCGCTCAACGACTACTTCGAGGGCGACTTCACCCCGGACATCTACCTCGAGAACTTCATCAACGAGGGCACCGTCAAGGACACCGTCTGGTGGATCCCCTTCGCTCGGAGCACGCCGCTGTTCTACTTCAACAGGGACGTCTTCGAGAAGGCCGGCCTGCCCACCGAGGGGCCGAAGAACTGGCGGGAGCTGAAGGAGTGGGCGCCCGCCCTGCAGGAACACGCCCGTTACACCCTCGCCCTCGCCGGCGGATACGCCAGCTGGTACTTCCAGGGCAACGTCTGGCAGTGGGGTGGCCGCTACTCCGACGGGCTCGACGTCACCTTGGAAGAGGAGAAGGCGCTCGAGGCCGGCCAGTGGATGGTCGACTTCGTGCGGAAGGACAAGGCCGCCTACCTCTCCCCCGACGCCTCGGTCGACTTCATGAACGGGGTGGCGGCGTGCACGATGCTCTCGACCGGCAACTTGGCGGCGGTGTCGGAGGGCGCGAAGTTTAACGTCGGGACGACCTTCCTGCCCGAGTACGACGGTTTCGGGTGTCCGACGGGCGGCTCGGGTATCGGCGTCATGCGGGACGCCGCGCCCGAACGCAAGCAGGCGGCGATGGAGTTCATCCGCTGGCTGTCCCAACCGGCGAAGTCGGCGCAGTGGACGATCGAGACGGGCTACATGCCGGTGGTCAAGGCGGCGCAGCAGGAGCAGGCGCTCATCGAGACCGCGGAGAAGAACCCCAACTACCGAACCGCGTTGAACCAGCTCCCGAAGACCAAGCCGCAGGACCTCATCCGCCCGATCGTGCCGAGCGCGGGCGAGATGATGGACACCGCCCTGCAGAAGCTGTACTCCTCCAACGAGTCGGTCCGTGACGTGTTCGGCCGGCTCGACAAGCAGCTCCAGCGCAAGGCGGATCTGATCCGCGAGACCTACGAGGCTCGGTACCTCTAG
- a CDS encoding discoidin domain-containing protein encodes MPRRRARERELGRATLAVVAALLVSGPASPVQAGQPAEGLEASGEVSVVAERVASATVSVDATRDVGRVDPRLRGVHVPAWNETAFVNGSLDPRLLRAMKRFNVDFLVFPGGAFGLDWVWNKPNSPNEITTDQFLDLARELGATTKISVNPYQPPKLAADWIRYTNRVRHADVRYWEVVDEPYLHMSADEFIATMREFVPVMKRADPSIRIVTNITAENPEFSRKVIAEVGHLTDVWSIHFFPLPPSSTIDPSSPYSPDDKGAFYRDLLASPRTLAEQVERVRSWVREEHPDRSFEYHLGSWAPVWWGPEDWTVNALPDGLWAVDVLGTLATSRVDAAANWALMNPYPPGRGDFGLVDPEKRPYVIGDALDLWANHFGTRLVRATSNDPLLSAYASLSTDRRTLHVLLVNKRPDGDVEVSFDVVGVRPRGPAAAWILDGPTNPDHPGDYGLRRVAVPTVDARFSWTVPSYAAVALEIPLTRDATLAPPPNLARDKHAYASSEAFNTDGGGMWQTRDFVADRAVDGDPTTRWAAEFFVKEPQWFAVDLGQPQAFDRLDLDWEYWSTEYTVEVSDDGRSWRRVADSTDAVRIEPEPQPFERITLSEPVVARHVRVTMTGRPPTSGAKAGSSTWTPDAFSLWEIGVYLTGR; translated from the coding sequence ATGCCTCGCCGCCGTGCTCGCGAACGTGAACTCGGCCGAGCGACCCTCGCCGTCGTCGCCGCGCTCCTCGTGAGCGGACCGGCCTCGCCCGTCCAAGCCGGGCAGCCTGCGGAAGGCCTCGAGGCGAGCGGTGAGGTGAGCGTCGTGGCCGAGCGCGTGGCGTCGGCGACGGTGAGCGTGGACGCCACCCGCGACGTGGGCCGCGTCGACCCGCGGCTGCGCGGTGTCCATGTGCCGGCGTGGAACGAGACCGCGTTCGTCAACGGCTCACTCGACCCGCGACTGCTGCGCGCCATGAAGCGCTTCAACGTCGACTTCCTCGTGTTCCCCGGCGGCGCCTTCGGCCTGGACTGGGTGTGGAACAAGCCGAACTCGCCCAACGAGATCACCACGGACCAGTTCCTCGACCTCGCTCGCGAGCTCGGCGCCACCACGAAGATCTCGGTCAACCCCTACCAACCGCCGAAGCTCGCGGCCGACTGGATCCGGTACACCAACCGCGTCCGCCACGCTGACGTGCGGTACTGGGAGGTCGTCGACGAGCCGTACCTCCACATGAGCGCGGACGAGTTCATCGCGACCATGCGAGAGTTCGTCCCGGTCATGAAGCGGGCCGACCCCTCGATCCGCATCGTCACCAACATCACCGCGGAGAATCCGGAGTTCTCGCGGAAGGTCATCGCGGAGGTCGGCCACTTGACCGACGTCTGGTCCATCCACTTCTTCCCGTTGCCGCCGTCGAGCACGATCGACCCCAGCTCGCCGTACAGCCCCGACGACAAGGGCGCCTTCTACCGCGACCTGCTGGCGAGCCCACGCACGCTCGCCGAGCAGGTCGAGCGGGTGCGGTCGTGGGTGCGGGAGGAGCACCCCGACCGGTCCTTCGAGTACCACCTCGGGTCCTGGGCCCCGGTGTGGTGGGGCCCAGAGGACTGGACGGTGAACGCGCTCCCCGACGGCCTCTGGGCGGTCGACGTCCTCGGGACGCTCGCCACCTCCCGCGTCGACGCCGCGGCGAACTGGGCCCTGATGAACCCCTACCCGCCCGGGCGTGGTGACTTCGGTCTGGTCGACCCCGAGAAGCGGCCGTACGTCATCGGCGACGCGCTCGACCTGTGGGCGAACCACTTCGGCACGCGCCTGGTGCGGGCGACCTCCAACGACCCGCTGCTGTCGGCGTACGCCAGCCTGTCCACCGACCGGCGCACGCTCCACGTTCTCCTCGTGAACAAGCGGCCCGACGGGGACGTCGAGGTGTCGTTCGACGTCGTCGGCGTTCGGCCGCGCGGTCCGGCCGCCGCGTGGATCCTCGACGGGCCGACCAACCCCGACCACCCCGGCGACTACGGCCTGCGCCGCGTCGCGGTCCCGACCGTGGACGCGCGGTTCAGCTGGACGGTGCCGTCGTACGCCGCCGTCGCGTTGGAGATCCCCCTGACCCGTGACGCGACGCTCGCACCACCGCCGAACCTCGCGCGAGACAAGCACGCGTACGCCTCCTCGGAGGCGTTCAACACCGATGGCGGCGGCATGTGGCAGACCCGGGACTTCGTCGCCGACCGCGCGGTCGACGGGGATCCCACCACCCGCTGGGCGGCAGAGTTCTTCGTCAAGGAGCCGCAGTGGTTCGCGGTCGACCTGGGCCAGCCACAGGCGTTCGACCGCCTCGACCTCGACTGGGAGTACTGGTCGACGGAGTACACCGTCGAGGTCTCCGACGACGGTCGGAGCTGGCGACGGGTCGCGGACTCGACGGACGCCGTCCGGATCGAGCCCGAGCCGCAGCCGTTCGAGCGCATCACGCTGTCCGAACCCGTGGTGGCCCGCCACGTCCGGGTGACCATGACGGGCCGGCCGCCGACCTCCGGGGCCAAGGCGGGCTCGTCGACCTGGACGCCGGACGCCTTCTCCCTGTGGGAGATCGGCGTCTACCTCACCGGTCGCTGA
- a CDS encoding carbohydrate ABC transporter permease, with translation MTTTTHPDAATGRDDGGAAARAAARRREYLLFLAFVAPNVLLLAVFSYWPVVYNGYLSLTSWDLLSEFKPFVGLANYVDMLSDPDFLGVLLRTVVFSGGITVISMVGGMAVAVLLNQKLVGRNLVRTTAFAPYIVTGAAVGTVWLYIFHPEFGLMKQLLGIVGLTSPAWMSDSAWALPGLIIVYVWKNLGFVAVIYLAGLQSMPADLYEAAKIDGASAWTLFRRITLPLLSPVTFFVAVVTVIGSFQAFDIIAIMTGGGPGDATTTLSWFIYQEAFQAFDAGRAGAAAIIMFVILLLITAAQTRFMERRVHYR, from the coding sequence TTGACCACTACCACGCATCCCGACGCGGCAACCGGTCGCGACGACGGTGGCGCGGCCGCGCGCGCCGCGGCGCGACGCCGCGAGTACTTACTGTTCCTCGCCTTCGTCGCACCGAATGTTCTCCTGCTGGCCGTCTTCTCGTACTGGCCTGTGGTCTACAACGGTTACCTGAGCCTGACAAGCTGGGACCTGCTGTCGGAATTCAAGCCGTTCGTAGGACTGGCCAACTATGTCGACATGCTGTCCGACCCGGACTTCCTCGGCGTGCTCCTGCGCACGGTCGTCTTCTCCGGCGGCATCACGGTCATCAGCATGGTGGGAGGCATGGCCGTCGCGGTGCTGCTCAACCAGAAGCTGGTGGGCCGCAACCTGGTTCGGACGACGGCGTTCGCTCCCTACATCGTCACGGGCGCGGCGGTCGGTACCGTCTGGCTCTACATCTTCCACCCCGAGTTCGGGCTGATGAAGCAGCTGCTCGGCATCGTCGGGTTGACATCGCCGGCCTGGATGTCCGACTCCGCGTGGGCGTTGCCCGGCCTGATCATCGTCTACGTGTGGAAGAACCTCGGGTTCGTCGCGGTCATCTACCTCGCCGGCCTGCAGAGCATGCCGGCGGACCTGTACGAGGCCGCGAAGATCGACGGGGCGAGCGCGTGGACCTTGTTCCGCCGGATCACACTCCCCCTGCTGTCGCCGGTGACGTTCTTCGTCGCGGTCGTCACCGTGATCGGGTCGTTCCAGGCCTTCGACATCATCGCGATCATGACCGGTGGCGGTCCGGGTGACGCGACCACCACCTTGTCGTGGTTCATCTACCAGGAGGCCTTCCAGGCGTTCGACGCCGGTCGCGCGGGCGCGGCGGCGATCATCATGTTCGTCATCCTGCTGCTCATCACCGCGGCGCAGACCCGATTCATGGAGCGGAGGGTGCACTACCGATGA
- a CDS encoding carbohydrate ABC transporter permease, producing MSTATTVSTSPTTAAPAERKPTAGHVLGRVVLYLLLVLVAVVAILPVYWLISSSVKQSGDVHQFPPNWFPMPWTWELRNYVEAWNAAPFGRLYINSIVFAVVGTAGEIAVAILSAYAFAFLRFPAKNVVFMVFLGAMMVPGTVVLMPNYLTVASLGWVNSYAGLIVPGLGSVFAMFLLRQHMLTLPVEVTEAAKVDGAGHLRILWSVILPMSRPMVATVVIISLVQRWNEFIWPLIVTTTDTMRTLPVGLLMLKSDEGYVNYGVVMAASVFVVVPVLVVFFLAQRQIIAGLTAGATKG from the coding sequence ATGAGCACCGCCACCACTGTCAGCACCAGCCCCACGACGGCCGCTCCCGCCGAGCGCAAGCCGACCGCCGGCCACGTTCTCGGCAGGGTCGTGCTGTACCTGCTGCTGGTCCTCGTCGCCGTCGTGGCGATCCTGCCCGTGTACTGGCTGATCAGCAGCTCGGTGAAGCAGTCGGGCGACGTCCACCAGTTCCCGCCGAACTGGTTCCCCATGCCGTGGACGTGGGAGCTCCGCAACTACGTCGAGGCGTGGAACGCGGCGCCGTTCGGTCGCCTCTACATCAACTCGATCGTCTTCGCGGTGGTCGGCACGGCGGGCGAGATCGCCGTCGCCATCCTGTCCGCCTACGCCTTCGCGTTCCTGCGGTTCCCCGCGAAGAATGTCGTGTTTATGGTGTTTCTCGGCGCGATGATGGTGCCGGGCACCGTCGTCCTCATGCCGAACTACCTCACGGTCGCGAGCCTGGGCTGGGTCAACAGCTACGCGGGACTGATCGTCCCCGGGCTGGGGAGCGTGTTCGCGATGTTCCTGCTCCGCCAGCACATGCTCACGCTTCCCGTCGAGGTGACCGAGGCCGCGAAGGTCGACGGAGCGGGGCACCTGCGCATCCTGTGGAGCGTCATCCTGCCGATGTCGCGGCCGATGGTCGCGACCGTCGTCATCATCTCTCTGGTCCAGAGGTGGAACGAGTTCATCTGGCCGTTGATCGTGACGACGACGGACACGATGCGGACGCTCCCCGTGGGTCTGCTGATGCTCAAGAGCGACGAGGGCTACGTCAACTACGGCGTCGTCATGGCCGCCTCGGTCTTCGTCGTCGTCCCCGTGCTCGTCGTCTTCTTCCTCGCCCAGCGGCAGATCATCGCCGGTCTCACCGCGGGCGCGACGAAGGGCTGA